The following nucleotide sequence is from Zea mays cultivar B73 chromosome 1, Zm-B73-REFERENCE-NAM-5.0, whole genome shotgun sequence.
tctttttctccccagtcatgtggttcgtgcacccgctgtcgagtatccaacttgagcccccggatgcataaacctacaaaacaagtttagttcttgactttaggtacccaaatggttttgggtcctttggcattagacacaagaactttgggtacccaaacacaagtcttggagcccttgtgcttgcccccaacatatttggcaactaccttgccggatttgttagtcaaaacataagatgcatcaaaagttttaaatgaaatattatgatcatttgatgcactagaagttttctttctaggcaacttagcatgggttggttgcctagagctagatgtctcacccttatacataaatgcatgattagggccagagtgagacttcctagaatgaattctcctaattttgctctcgggataaccgacagggtataaaatgtagccctcgttatcctgaggcatgggagccttgccctttacaaaattagacaatcttttaggaggggcattaagtttgacattgtctcccctttggaagccaatgccatccttgatgccagggcgtctcccactatagagcatacttctagcaaatttaaatttttcattttctaagttatgctcggcaattttagcatctagttttgctatatgatcattttgttgtttaattaaagccatatgatcatgaatagcattaacatcaacatctctacatctagtacaaatagtgacatgctcaatggtagatgtagatagtttgcaagaattaagttcaacaatcttagcatgaaggatatcatttttatctctaagatcggaaattgtaactttgcaaacatcaaaatctttagccttagcaattaaattttcattttctactctaaggctagcaagagaaatgttcaattcttcaatcctagcaagcaaatcatcattattatctctagaattggaagttgaaacaatgcaaacatgtgaatcaaccttagtaattaaactagcattttcattcctaaggttgtcaatcatctcacggcaagtgcttagctcactagataatttttcacatttttctacttctagagcataagcatttttaaccttaacatgcttcttattttctttaataaggaagtcctcttgggtgtccaagagatcatccttttcatggatggcactaatcaattcattaagtttttccttttgttgcatgttgaggttggcaaaaagagtacgcaaattatcttcctcatcactagcattatcatcactagaggattcatatttagtggaggatttagatttaaccttctttttgccgtcctttgccatgaggcacttgtggccgatgttggggaagagaagtcccttggtgacggcgatgttggcggcgtcctcgtcgtcggaggagtcgctagagctttcgtcggagtcccactcccgacaaacatgggcatcgccgcccttcttcttgtagtacctcttcttctcctttcttctccccttcttgtcgtcgcctcggtcactgtcacttgatataggacatttagcaataaaatgatcgggcttaccacatttgtagcaaaccttcttggagcgggacttgtagtctttccccctcctttgtttgaggatttggcggaagctcttgatgacgagcgccatctcctcattgtcaagcttggaggcgttgattggttgtctacttggtgtagactcctccttcttttcttccgttgccttaaatgcgacgggttgagcttcggatgtagatggatcatcaagctcgttgatcttcctcgagccttcgatcatgcactcaaaacttacaaaatgcccgattacttcctcgggggtcattttagtatatctaggattaccacgaattaattgaacttgagtagggttaaggaaaataagagatcttagaataaccttaaccacttcatggtcatcccactttacgctcccgaggttgcgcacttggttcaccaaggtcttgagccggttgtacatgtgttgtggctcttcccctttgcgaagccggaaccgaccgagctccccctcgatcgtttcccgcttggtgatctttgtgagctcatctccctcgtgcgcggttttgagcacatcccaaacctccttggcgctcttcaacccttgaactttgttatactcctctctacttaaagaggcaaggagtattgttgttgcttgagagttgaagtgctcgatttgggccacctcatcctcatcataatccttatcccctacggatggtacctgtgcaccaaactcaacaacatcccatatacttttgtggagtgaggttagatgaaatcgcattaaatcactccacctagcataatcttcaccatcaaaagttggtggtttgcctaatgggacggaaagaagaggtgcatgtttagaaatgcgaggatagtgtagggggatcttactaaacttcttacgctcttggcgtttagaagttacggagggcgcgtcggagccggaggttgatgttgatgaagtgtcggtctcgtagtagaccactttcctcatcctcttttgtttgtccccactccgatgcggcttgtgggaagaagatttttccttcttctctttgtggtgagaagaagatttcttctccttccctttgttggaggagttcttcttcttctccctcctcttggtgcgggactcttccgatgaagtgctcccttggcttgtagtgggcttttcgccggtctccatctccttcttggcatgatctcccgacatcacttcgagcggttaggctctaatgaagcaccgggctctgataccaattgatagtcgcctagagggggggtgaatagggcgaaactgaaatttacaaatataaacacaactacaagccgggttagcgttagaaataaaatcgagtccgcgagagagggcgcaaaacaaatcgcaagcgaataagtaagtgagacacgcggatttgttttaccgaggttcggttctcgcaaacatactccccgttgaggaggccacaaaggccgggtctctttcaacccttccctctctcaaacggtccctcagaccgagtgagcttttctttttctcaatcaaatgggaacaaaacttccccgcaagggccaccacacaattggtgcctcttgccttggttacaattgagttttgatcacaagaacaagtgagaaagaaagaaagcgatccaagcgcaagagctcaaaagaacacgacaaatctctctcgctagtcactaaaggcttgagtggaattggagaggatttgatctctttggagtgtctagaattgaatgctagagctcttgtagtagttgggaagtggaaaacttggatgcaatgaatggtggggtggttggggtatttatagccccaaccaccaaaagtggtcgttgggagtctgtctgttcgatggcgcaccggacagtccggtgcacaccggacagtccggtgccccctgccacgtcatcactgccgttggattctgaccgttggagcttctgacttgtgggcccgcctgggtgtccggtgcacaccggacatctactgttccttgtccggtgtgccggagtgggcgcgcctgacaactgcgcgcgcagagcgcgcattaaatgcgcggcagagagccattggcgcggagatagccgttgctccggggttgcaccggacagtccggtgcacaccggacagtccggtgaattatagcggactagccgttggagtttcccgaagctagcgagttcctgaggccgacctcccctggcgcaccggacactgtccggtgtacaccggacagtccggtgaattatagcggagtcgcctctggaaattcccgaaggtgacgagttggagctggagtcctctggtgcaccggacactgtccggtgtacaccggacagtccggtgctcccagaccagagggccttcggttcccactttgctcctttgttgaatccaaaacttggtctttttattggctaagtgtgaaccttttatacctgtataatctatacacttgggcaaactagttagtccaataaatttgtgttgggcaattcaaccaccaaaattaattagggactaggtgtaagcctaattccctttcaccacctttacgttaaatgctcctgcaacttggtcagtcggtgcggcgatttagtcagggttgcttcttagcgaagtcaaggcctcggacgagccggagatgtgtccgctgttaaaaggggggcctcgggcgggacggaagtccctcgaggtcggctgcccgagtccgaggctaggctcgggtgaagcgtgatcgagtcactcgtatggactgatccctgacttaatcgcacccatcaggcctttgcagctttatgctgatgggggttaccagctgagaattaggcgtcttgagggtacccctaattatggtccccgacacatttgGGAATCACTTCTAGCCATAGAATCATTTCGATCAAAGAATCACTTATTACATAGAACCAGAATCAATGGAGCTCTACTAAATATGCCCTAACTCTCAACGGTAGACTCCCTAGCTGCTAGCGTGGCCAAGTTCTATAGACATAAGAAGACATGAAATGTCCTCTATTAAGATGCACTAGTATAATGCTCGTGCTTTGCGACTGACCCACTAAATCAGTGTGGTGGACCCTCCACACACAAAAAAACATCCAtcaaaaataaatttaatatcaaagtGAACATATGGTCTACATACCAGATATTAAACCGATAAGACCAAATATTACACTTTATCTCAGCCAAAAGGCTGAGAAAGGTATGGGTTAAAAAGAAACCTGATCCCTTTTTTATTGTTCGTTTGTCCTCCTTTAGGTAGCGAGGTGATACTGTATGAAAGCGTTACATTATGTGTAGCTTCCTGTCATGTTGAGTTTGGGTGGTTTCTCACGGTCCATAGATAACGAGCCCACTGTGAGGCAAACCTACGTGTTTCGCACGTGACGCAGGAGATACATATTTGGACCATGGGTTAGATTATAAATAAGTATAATTACTTTTTTGCAAAGGGATAATGATGGAAACCAGAAAACTGGTGTTTTATAaaagtagagatagagattttgTAGCTTTGATTTGATGGCTTTTATTGGAGGGTTGCCCAAACGAATAGGACCTAAAAAATTGGGGAGCCCTCAAACAAAATTGGGGTCTTTTGGGGGCTAATGCTTGAGTTGCTCTTAAGAAACAACTTTGGCTCAAAAGGCCACGAGGGGAGAAGCCAGGTTTGTATTACAATGGTAAAATCCATCTTTAGTGTATCCTCAAACTTAGGTGAAGCCCAGTATATATGAAGAAACCATATCAACCATGGTCTCACTTATGACCTGTTTAATTGAGCCGTAACTTTCAGGCTTTTGTTATTTAAAGTTAGTTTAGTGATTTATGGCTTATTACTATTAGATTTTTGCTATTAACTTTTGTAATAAATATTTAGCTTCTGAGCACACCGAAAGCCAGAAAAGCTTCTCACGACATGCTTTTATCAGAAATCAGAGTTTTGGTTTTCAAATGTTGTTCCATATTTTGACTTCTACCTTACAAAAGCTAGTAAAAAGATGACACAAATAGACCCTAAGAAATTGATTTCTAGGATACCGACTGCCTCCACAAATATCTATTTTCAGAATTGGTAGATTATAGAAAGGTATATTTTAGATGTGGTTAATATTACGATGAATACAGTCTTTTCTAAGGGTCGTCACTCGTCAGCAACACTAATTGAGTAATTGTGGTTAGATATTTATTTTTCTTAAAAAATATATTAGATAAAACATAATAAAAATATAGCTGAAACAATCCCTTCTAATACATAATTTTATTTAATTATTTCATAAACATTTAATTTCATAATTTATCGTAAACTGAGCTAGAAAGAGATTTAACTCAAATTTCCTCTCTCTTCTTAAAAAACCCCGTTGTAATGTCACGAGAAATTGTTCATTGGCACTCTATTGAAACGGATAAAACTCTCCGGACACTCAAGTGGGACTAAACAAAGAATCACGCACGATTGCCGTGGATGCATCCAACAAAAGAAAACGCACAGCAGGCGCCAGGCGCAGGCGCAGGCGGTACTGACAATAGATGACAAAATACATGGATAAGCCAATGAGCTGAGCTGATGAGCCAAGCTGGTCAGCTCTAACCCCGCACGCCATTAATTCTCCATCTCCCATCCACATACTGCCGGGATGCATCTCATTGACATGGCAACTAGTGAGTTGACTTGGGATTACTCTACTCACTCGCACGTGAATGGCAAGCCCTCCCGGCTTGCATCCCTGCTGTCACGCAGCTTAATTAGCCTTGATTTAGTTGGTCCATCGGAGATTTCTGTAGACTGATCCACTGGAGATCCCCGCAGTTTCCGTGTCAGTGGCAGCCACTGGCACTGGCAGCGATTTGATTCGCCCGACGCAGCCGCTCGGCTTTTCATGCCCTCGCCCCGCGCGCGCTTCAAACACCGGCACCTCGGATCCCACGCGACGCGAGCCAGCCAGCCAGCCTCCGCAGCTCCACCCTGACCGCAACCGTCTCCCACGCCGTGCCCGTGCCACCTAGCTCGCTCGCTCGTCCTTGCCCCTGGGCCACGCACGTCTGCCGTGCGGCATGAAGCGGCACAACGCGGGCGAGTTGCCGCTGTCGTCGCCGCCGGGTGACGGCAGGCGGCTGCTGCCGAAGGAGGAGGCGGAGGACAAGATGGACAAGTACGACAAGGGGCGGGTGCGCTGCTCCAGGCTCTGCTTCCTCTTCGCGCTCGCCGCCACGGTATCCATCCTCGCGCGCCACTGCTACGACGCCGGCCTGGCCGGCGGCGATGGTGCCGGCGTGGTGCGCATCGAGACCGTGCCTCCGTCGGTGCGTCGAGAGCGGAAGATCGTTCCGATCGCTCGCGGCAGCGGGCCGTCGGAGTCCGGGCACTCCCACTCGGCTCCTGTGGACGCCAGCGGTGCCGGTGACGCGGCGGATTCTTCCAGTGGAGCCAAAACATCGTCCAAGCAGGGCTCGCCCTCGGGAGCTCATGCTCATGCTCACACCGAGCAGCGCGCCGgccaccccttcgcccgcgcgctgGCCGCGGCCGACGACAAGGCCGACCTCTGCGGGGGCCAGTACATCTACGTACACGACCTGCCGGCCCGCTTCAACAAGGACATGGTCCAGAATTGCGACAAGCTGTCTCCGTGGACGGACATGTGCAGGTACACCACCAACGGCGGCTTCGGCCCGCTGCTCCCCGGCGGCAAGGGCGCGTTCCAGGGCACCATCGCCGGCTGGTACGACACCGACGAGCACGCGCTGGACATCGTCTTCCACGAGCGGATCAAGCGGTACGAGTGCCTCACCGACGACCCTTCCCTCGCGGCCGCCGTCTTCGTCCCGTTCTACGCCGGCCTCGACGTCGCGCGGCACCTCTGGGGCAACAACGCCTCCGCGAGGGACGAGCTGGCGCTGGACCTGGCGGGACTGCTCGCCAAGAGCCCCGAGTGGCGCGCCATGGGCGGCCGCGACCACTTCTTCGTGGCCGGCCGCGCCACGTGGGACTTCCGGCGGAAGGACGACGCCCATGCTGAGTGGGGGAGCAGGCTGCTGAACCTTCCCGCCGCCAAGAACATGACCGCGCTCGTCGTGGAGGCCAGCCCGTGGCACCTCAACGACGTGGCCATTCCCTACCCGACCTCGTTCCACCCGGCGAGCGATGAGGACCTCTTCTTCTGGCAGGACCGGGTGCGCGCGTTGGACCGCTCGTACCTCTTCTCCTTCGCCGGCGTGCCGCGCCCCGGCGACGCCAAGTCCATCGAGGGCCACCTCGTCGACCAGTGCAGGGCGTCGGACTCCTGCTCGCTCATGGAGTGCAGCACCACGGGTCCAGACAACAGGTGCGAGTCCACGGCCAGCGTCATGAAGCTCTTCCAGAGCTCCACGTTCTGCCTCCTGCCGCGAGGCGGCACCGACACGCGCCGCTCCGCCTTCGACGCCATGCTAGCCGGGTGCATCCCGGTGTTCTTCCACCCGGGCTCGGCGTACGTGCAGTACACCTGGCACCTGCCCAAGGCCCACGCCGACTACTCGGTGTACATCCCCGAGGATGACGTGCGCAAGAAGAACGAGAGCGTGGAGGAGAGGCTCCGGAAAATACCGCCGGAGACGGTCCGGGAAATGAGGGACGCCGTGGTCGACCTCATCCCGTCGGTGACCTACGGCGACGCGACGTCCAGGCTCGAGACGACGGTGAAGGATGCGTTCGACATCGCGGTGGCCGCCGTCATCAGCAAGGTGACGAAGCTGAGGAGAGGAATCGTCGAGGGTCGAGCGGAGGCGGAGAAGCTGGAGAAGTATAGCTGGAAGTACCCGTTGTTGGCAGAAGGGCAGAAGGCAGAGGACCATCATGAATGGGATCCCCTCTTCAATTAGCGCCTCATTGTTTGCACCGTGAATTTTATTTTTCTGATTTCTGCTCAAATGAGTTGTTTCTCCACGACAAATTCCTGTCTTCCAAGCATTTCTCTTATATTTTACTCGGTTGCAGAGGTCTGTATCATTGTATAATGAGAAAAGCTCATGACTGCAAAAAGGAACGGGAGTGGGAGTGCCTTTTTGAACCGGGAGTCATTTTGCTTGCATGAGATACGTATAAAAAGAGCAGCAATAGAAATTTTAGATGTCCAAACGGCTCAAAATAACAGGCTCGGCCCGATAAGGCATGATCTATTGCTATCGTGTCGAGGCATGTATGCGGTGCTTAGACCTGATGTTAGGCCCATCATACTGAACCAAGCATGATCTATTTAAATAGTAGGCTCACTAAAAGTCGATTACCAACAAAAGGCCCAACACTGGCCTTGAAAAAAAAACTAGACTGTAAGTGAAAACCTGTCTATTTTTTTTTACTTGACCGTTTTGGATTCACCGGCCCGGCCGCTTATATAGAGATGAAGCCACGTTGGCTTAGCCTAGTGCATGTGCAGTTGTGCACCATGGTAAAAATAAAAGTTTACTAATATCTGTCTCAAATTTCTCACGTATTTTATTTGAAGTGTATACATTTCTTATGTTTGATAGAGTGTGTAGCAGGGGTGGTTTTGAGCTGGCTTCGCTCCCTGATCGCTCCCCATGCATCCATCACTGCGCAGTCTGCGCTCCTCACTCAGCCTAGCTTGTAATGTGGATTGTGGAAGCGGATGGAAAACCGTCGGCAGATTTTAAAATATCAATCTTTTATTCGACTTGTGGTGCTAATCGAAAGTAAGGAATCTGATTAGGTTTGACTACGTGCCGAACTTGCACCACAATACTCGATCGAGCTGCTGGAATCACCTTGAAATCATAACTAAATCACATGCGTATAGATTGTATAATGAACACGAGCTgcttgttcaagctctctaaatgCTAGTATTAAACTATTTCGTAACCTAGCAATAGCAAGAAACTCAGAGATTTCCAATTTTTTTAAACACGGCATGCTGCATTGAGTAGCGTATGTGGTTGACCGCGGCAATTTGGTTTGAGGTTAAAGTTAGATAAAGCCGGAACGACACCGTCCCTCGATTTTTTGGAATCACGCCATCACAAAAAACTACTCCGGTATTTACCTCGCTCCTACGTCACTCTCATCTAAACACTATAAAAACTATGGTCGTCTCATTCCATCGCTCCATGTACATCCAACCAAATACACCCTAACTGAATCTACTACCAATGTGGCCTCACGGTCACGGACTCACCGACTACAATTAACAACTCAAATAGAAACCACCCAAGTAAATGACAAGATGCCATCTAACTTCTATTTATTTTCGAGGTGTGTCTGGTTAAGTAGAGAACAATGGAGCGGCCCCATTCCTATTTTCTAGATGTTTGATTTCCATCTAAAGAGGAGCCGAGCCGCTCCTAGAGTCTCCCTATAAAAATTTACCATAAATAGTTTGAATGCTCCCGCTCCACCAAAATGACCGGATACGAGAGctatcctccctctcctccctaccACACTCATATGGCTCTCCAACCAAACAAAGAACGGAGCGGCTTCATTCTATTCTACTCTTcaaacaaacaaaaaatagagTGACTCTGTTGTACTTGCCAAACATAAAATGGAATGGCTACATTCTCAGAAACTGGAATGGAGCCACTCCATTCTAGTTGACTCCCCAACCAAATACACCCTTAACATGATGTTTAAAAGAGTCTCCAACATATCATCCTAGAAAAATGAACTTTTTGCCATCATTTAGGATGAATGGTAAATAAAATACTATGTTAGTGACACATGTTAATTTGTCAGTGACACATGTTAATTTGTCATCCGTAAAAGTGACAAAAAATCGAAAGCCTTTGTCATCCTCATTTAGTTTATTGGAGAATGGAATGACACAATTAATCCACACACTACTATGTAACTGATCTTTACTAACAACATATCATTGCCAAATTGTTTGTAACCTACGATTGTAACCCTTTACTATTGAACTCAAACCCTACGAGTTTAGCCACATCTTCGTTTGTTATCAATCGTGTTATAGTTCGGTTGATCTCACCGAGAAGACTAATCTCTGCTACAAATCAAATAACACAAGTAAGAAAAAAGTAAAATACAACTCAAGTACAGTGACAATTGCGTGTATGATTAAGCACTCGGATTTAAGGTTTCATACACCGATAACGAAAATTGTTTAAAGATAGATTTATCTAAAGCAAAATTCAAATCCTAACATGGGACTGTGGCTACTCATTATATAGTTTAAGAGGTAGCCAATGACCCTATTCACGTCTGCCCTAGTGGGCCTACATGTTACATAGCCCAACAGTTCAAAAGAAGGTGACACAGTACCCTACCAGATCCAGGATGTTATATTGTTTCTATGATTTATATTGACTCCGATAGAATTTTGATGTCAAACCAAAGGCTTTAGGTAGCTTATGAAATTCTATTTCCATCCATAGATGAATCGTTGAAAACAAGAGTTTGTATGTGTGATGTGTCCAGGAGTCCATTTTACTATAGACTGATCCTGGATTCTAAGATGGACTTGATCTTGGTATAGATTGGGCCTCCAACTTGTCTTCGACACCCTTGCTGGCCTCTACAAGTGGTGCCCAAGGTTTACGGTCTCCTTGGACACCTTCAAGGTGTTCTATATATATTTGAGGCATGCTCCAACTTGGACCAATGTCATAAGGTTGTATGACAAGCCCAAGACGATATCACAATATCTGACAAAAATAGTAGGAGATTATCATGATGATTTGAAGACCTTGCCAATGTGATATTGAAGTAGGACTAAATATATTTAAAAGCTTATAAAATAAGCTTTCCATTAAGTGCTTATTGATCTCAAACGTACTTTGGATAAAGAAGTTATGACCTTCCCAATAAAGTAATGTTATGTTAATAATGAACTAAAAGTTCAAGTTTGATGGACTCGTACTTTGAGATTGGTTTTATGTCTGCCATATCCGTtctatatcatcatcatcattattgTTTCTAAGCATATTTTAAATACTTAAATTAAATATTAATCAATTCTTAGCTTTATAATTACACAAATATATGAACAAACTTAACTTATAATCATtgattgtatctgaaggtgttaTGTCCTTATGACCCTTCACTTCTTGACAGAAAATCGTCCTTAATTTGATCTTAATGGGAGGATATGTTGTAGGTAGTAACTAATAGTGTTTTT
It contains:
- the LOC103643505 gene encoding xyloglucan galactosyltransferase KATAMARI1 homolog, which gives rise to MKRHNAGELPLSSPPGDGRRLLPKEEAEDKMDKYDKGRVRCSRLCFLFALAATVSILARHCYDAGLAGGDGAGVVRIETVPPSVRRERKIVPIARGSGPSESGHSHSAPVDASGAGDAADSSSGAKTSSKQGSPSGAHAHAHTEQRAGHPFARALAAADDKADLCGGQYIYVHDLPARFNKDMVQNCDKLSPWTDMCRYTTNGGFGPLLPGGKGAFQGTIAGWYDTDEHALDIVFHERIKRYECLTDDPSLAAAVFVPFYAGLDVARHLWGNNASARDELALDLAGLLAKSPEWRAMGGRDHFFVAGRATWDFRRKDDAHAEWGSRLLNLPAAKNMTALVVEASPWHLNDVAIPYPTSFHPASDEDLFFWQDRVRALDRSYLFSFAGVPRPGDAKSIEGHLVDQCRASDSCSLMECSTTGPDNRCESTASVMKLFQSSTFCLLPRGGTDTRRSAFDAMLAGCIPVFFHPGSAYVQYTWHLPKAHADYSVYIPEDDVRKKNESVEERLRKIPPETVREMRDAVVDLIPSVTYGDATSRLETTVKDAFDIAVAAVISKVTKLRRGIVEGRAEAEKLEKYSWKYPLLAEGQKAEDHHEWDPLFN